In one Actinomycetota bacterium genomic region, the following are encoded:
- a CDS encoding DUF3786 domain-containing protein has protein sequence MTWKSEAEDKGKAAFRQALEELKELDLRRQAELGGFSCRELEGGALLLIIPSFNGEVKVWIPDGRMSVPPHLDSLSLRVLALRYVKLSCGVPESGEWIAYRDLPGGRFYAATLAPTIERPLADIYGYRRGALGEAAVRLGGVRADFGDESFVFHAFPRVPLLLVLHWGDEEFPPECRVLYDRCCSRYLNTDDLKVLATQLAAYLMKAAGEEEEAENLLWMVE, from the coding sequence ATGACCTGGAAATCGGAGGCCGAGGACAAGGGAAAGGCCGCTTTCCGTCAGGCGCTGGAGGAGTTGAAGGAGCTCGATCTTAGGCGCCAGGCGGAACTGGGGGGATTTTCCTGCCGGGAGCTGGAAGGCGGCGCTCTCCTGCTCATCATCCCTTCCTTTAACGGAGAAGTAAAGGTATGGATACCGGATGGCCGCATGAGCGTACCTCCTCACCTGGACAGCCTCTCCCTGCGCGTCCTGGCCCTGCGCTACGTGAAACTCTCCTGCGGGGTACCGGAAAGTGGTGAATGGATAGCCTACCGGGACCTTCCGGGAGGAAGGTTCTACGCCGCTACCCTTGCCCCCACCATAGAGCGGCCCTTGGCCGATATATACGGTTACCGGCGGGGAGCCCTCGGCGAGGCCGCGGTCCGGCTGGGGGGAGTAAGGGCGGACTTCGGCGACGAGTCCTTCGTCTTCCATGCCTTTCCCCGCGTACCTTTGCTTCTCGTTCTTCATTGGGGAGATGAGGAGTTCCCGCCGGAGTGCCGCGTGCTCTACGACCGCTGTTGTTCCCGCTACCTGAACACCGATGACCTCAAGGTGCTGGCCACCCAGCTTGCCGCCTATCTCATGAAGGCTGCCGGCGAGGAGGAGGAGGCGGAAAACCTCCTCTGGATGGTTGAATAA
- a CDS encoding CoB--CoM heterodisulfide reductase iron-sulfur subunit A family protein codes for MAEREKRMEKHPGGPGGKSPLGSVMVVGGGVGGIQASLELSGLGYRVYLVESSPSIGGVMGMLDKTFPTNECSMCILSPKMVEVASDLNIEVITLADVLSVEGEPGEMRVRLRLRPRYVEVDKCTGCGDCTAKCPVKIPDPYNANLNTTRCIRVPFPQAVPGAAVIEGTVCRYLTRGKCGNCVKVCQAGAVNFEDREREETLEVGMVIAAPGYRPFDASRKTEYGYGIYPNVVTSLEFERILGANGPTQGHVVRPSDGREVRKLAFIQCVGSRDVTVGNGYCSSVCCMYATKQALIAKEHLPSIEPTIFFIDLRAYGKDFEKYYTGAESRHGVRYVRGLISGIREKQRTKNLLLRYLDGGGRMREEEFDLVVLSIGLEAPCGLAEGLGLEVNEYGFARSDPFLPVLSSRPGILVCGAAQEPKDIPDTVTQATAAAGVASLELHQARGTLLTRREHPPERDVRGEEPRVGAIICRCGSNIGGFVDVPAVVEYTRTLPGVVFAEERLYACSQDAQEWIRQAVEEHRLNRLVVASCTPRTHQPLFRETLRSAGINKYLFEMANIREHCSWVHMREPDRATRKAKYLVRMAVEKARRLEPLAEGESEVIPRALVIGGGVAGMNAALHLAGSGFPVYLVEKEDELGGLARNVHFDYRGEDVQAYLRDLVEKVKREELITVFTGHRVVDVSGFVGQFRTLIRDGEGRETLLEHGAVIVATGGGRYQPTEYLFGEDDRVLTQWDLEARLASRDPGLRDLRRVVMIQCVGSRDEERPYCSKVCCTEAVKNALALKELNPGVDVFVLYRDVRTYGFREDLYRKAREAGVVFLRFDDQVRPRVTRSEGALRVTVPEAGLGEEVTVDADLVVLSVGIVANPDNAELAPMLKVPRNAEGFFLEAHMKLRPVDFATDGVFVCGLAHAPKSIEESVAQAAAAAARAESVLCREKIITEGVVAVVEEEKCSGCGICVRLCPFEAVTLDRERRKASVNPSLCKGCGTCTAACTAGASRLQGFRSDQICEQIEAAATAWEG; via the coding sequence ATGGCGGAACGGGAAAAGAGGATGGAAAAACACCCCGGAGGACCTGGAGGCAAGAGCCCCCTGGGTTCGGTGATGGTGGTGGGCGGTGGCGTGGGCGGCATCCAGGCCTCCCTGGAGCTCTCCGGGTTGGGCTACCGCGTGTACCTGGTGGAGTCCTCCCCCTCCATCGGCGGGGTCATGGGCATGCTGGACAAGACCTTCCCCACCAACGAGTGCTCCATGTGCATCCTCTCCCCCAAGATGGTGGAGGTGGCCTCCGACCTGAACATCGAGGTCATCACCCTGGCCGACGTGCTCTCCGTGGAGGGGGAGCCGGGAGAAATGCGGGTGCGGCTGCGCCTGCGGCCCCGCTACGTGGAAGTGGATAAATGCACCGGGTGCGGGGACTGTACCGCCAAGTGCCCGGTGAAGATACCCGACCCTTATAACGCTAACCTGAACACCACCCGGTGCATCCGGGTGCCCTTTCCCCAGGCGGTCCCCGGGGCAGCGGTCATCGAGGGCACGGTCTGTCGCTACCTCACCAGGGGGAAGTGCGGCAACTGCGTGAAGGTATGCCAGGCGGGAGCCGTGAACTTCGAGGACCGGGAGCGGGAGGAAACCCTCGAGGTGGGGATGGTGATCGCCGCCCCCGGCTATCGTCCCTTCGACGCCTCCCGGAAGACGGAGTACGGGTACGGAATATATCCCAACGTGGTCACCTCCCTGGAGTTCGAGCGTATCCTGGGGGCCAACGGCCCCACTCAGGGACACGTGGTCCGGCCCTCCGACGGGCGGGAGGTAAGGAAGCTGGCCTTCATACAGTGCGTGGGGTCCAGGGACGTGACCGTGGGCAACGGGTACTGCTCCAGCGTGTGCTGCATGTACGCCACCAAGCAGGCCCTCATCGCCAAGGAGCACCTCCCCTCCATCGAGCCCACCATCTTCTTCATCGACCTGCGAGCCTACGGGAAGGACTTCGAGAAGTACTACACGGGAGCGGAGTCGCGCCACGGCGTTCGCTACGTGCGGGGGCTGATCTCCGGGATACGGGAGAAGCAGCGCACCAAGAACCTGCTCCTGCGCTACCTGGATGGCGGGGGGCGCATGCGGGAGGAGGAGTTCGACCTGGTAGTTCTTTCCATCGGCCTGGAGGCACCCTGCGGGCTGGCCGAGGGGTTGGGCCTGGAGGTAAACGAATACGGATTCGCCCGCTCGGACCCCTTTTTGCCCGTCCTCTCCTCGCGCCCGGGAATCCTGGTCTGCGGGGCCGCCCAGGAGCCCAAGGACATCCCGGACACGGTGACCCAGGCCACGGCGGCGGCGGGGGTGGCTTCCCTTGAGCTGCACCAGGCCCGGGGGACCCTGCTTACCCGCCGCGAGCATCCCCCGGAGAGGGACGTGCGCGGGGAGGAACCCCGGGTGGGGGCCATAATCTGCCGCTGCGGGTCCAACATCGGGGGCTTCGTGGACGTGCCCGCGGTGGTGGAATACACCCGCACCCTTCCGGGAGTGGTCTTCGCCGAGGAGAGGCTTTACGCTTGTTCCCAGGACGCCCAGGAGTGGATACGCCAGGCGGTGGAAGAGCACCGATTGAACCGCCTGGTGGTGGCCTCCTGCACCCCGCGTACCCACCAGCCCCTCTTCCGGGAGACCTTGCGCTCGGCGGGGATAAACAAGTACCTCTTCGAGATGGCCAACATCCGGGAGCACTGCTCCTGGGTGCACATGCGGGAGCCGGACCGGGCCACCCGCAAGGCCAAGTACCTGGTGAGGATGGCCGTGGAGAAGGCCAGGCGCCTGGAGCCCCTGGCGGAGGGGGAGAGCGAGGTCATCCCCCGCGCCCTGGTCATCGGGGGAGGGGTGGCGGGGATGAACGCCGCCCTGCACCTGGCCGGTTCCGGCTTCCCGGTCTACCTGGTGGAAAAGGAGGACGAGCTGGGCGGCCTGGCGCGCAACGTGCATTTCGACTACCGGGGCGAGGATGTGCAGGCCTACCTCCGGGACCTGGTGGAAAAGGTGAAACGGGAGGAGCTCATCACCGTCTTTACCGGGCACCGGGTGGTGGACGTCTCCGGTTTCGTGGGCCAGTTCCGCACCCTCATCCGCGACGGCGAGGGGCGGGAAACCCTACTGGAGCACGGGGCGGTCATCGTGGCCACCGGCGGCGGGCGGTACCAGCCCACCGAGTACCTTTTCGGGGAGGACGACCGCGTTCTCACCCAGTGGGACCTGGAGGCCAGGCTGGCCTCCCGGGACCCGGGGCTGCGGGATCTCAGGCGCGTGGTCATGATCCAGTGCGTGGGCTCGCGGGACGAGGAGAGACCCTACTGCTCCAAGGTCTGCTGCACGGAGGCGGTGAAGAACGCCCTGGCCCTGAAGGAGCTGAACCCGGGGGTGGATGTATTCGTCCTCTACCGGGACGTGCGCACCTATGGGTTCAGGGAGGACCTCTACCGGAAGGCCCGGGAGGCCGGGGTGGTCTTCCTGCGCTTCGATGACCAGGTACGACCGCGGGTGACGCGCTCCGAAGGGGCCCTGCGGGTCACCGTCCCGGAGGCGGGGCTGGGCGAGGAGGTGACCGTGGACGCCGACCTGGTGGTCCTCTCCGTGGGCATCGTGGCCAACCCGGACAACGCCGAGTTGGCCCCCATGCTCAAGGTCCCCCGCAACGCGGAAGGTTTCTTCCTGGAGGCGCACATGAAGCTGCGCCCGGTGGACTTCGCCACCGACGGCGTTTTCGTGTGCGGCCTGGCCCATGCCCCCAAGTCCATCGAGGAGTCCGTGGCCCAGGCGGCTGCCGCGGCGGCGCGGGCGGAGTCCGTGCTGTGCAGGGAGAAGATAATCACCGAGGGCGTGGTGGCCGTGGTGGAGGAGGAGAAGTGCTCCGGGTGCGGCATCTGCGTGCGACTGTGCCCCTTCGAGGCGGTGACCCTGGACCGGGAGAGAAGGAAGGCCTCCGTCAACCCCTCCCTGTGCAAGGGTTGCGGAACGTGCACCGCGGCCTGCACGGCGGGGGCCAGCAGGCTGCAGGGGTTCCGGTCCGACCAGATATGCGAACAGATTGAGGCGGCGGCCACCGCCTGGGAGGGTTGA
- a CDS encoding DUF2889 domain-containing protein: protein MGIFHRRIEFDIDEDEGGRVFLTGTLQDTRLGQPVHHMVVKAAVDLVEGRIHSLEGEMPHVPHEDCRHALLTLERLVGEEIRPGFTQLVRDVVGSPEGCSHLAVLVTNLGHASVQGRGALLVHRFGGGERAVRLMREQAFRLGIMGGCYTWREDGPLMKRMREEMGE, encoded by the coding sequence ATGGGGATATTCCATCGCCGCATCGAATTCGACATCGACGAGGATGAAGGGGGAAGGGTTTTTCTCACCGGGACGCTCCAGGACACCCGCCTGGGGCAGCCGGTGCACCACATGGTGGTCAAGGCCGCCGTGGACCTGGTGGAGGGACGCATTCACTCCCTGGAGGGGGAGATGCCCCATGTCCCCCACGAGGACTGCCGGCATGCCCTCCTCACCCTGGAGCGCCTGGTGGGCGAGGAGATAAGGCCCGGTTTCACCCAGCTGGTCCGCGACGTGGTGGGTTCCCCCGAGGGTTGCTCCCACCTGGCCGTCCTGGTCACCAACCTGGGACACGCCAGCGTACAGGGTAGGGGCGCCCTCCTGGTGCACAGGTTCGGCGGCGGCGAGAGGGCGGTGCGCCTGATGCGCGAACAGGCCTTCCGGCTGGGAATCATGGGGGGCTGCTACACCTGGAGGGAGGATGGCCCGCTCATGAAGCGGATGCGGGAGGAGATGGGGGAATGA
- a CDS encoding prepilin peptidase, translated as MGWKIYGSAVIFLLGLVVGSFDNVAVYRIPEGLSLWSPRSFCPRCRSQIAWYDNIPLLSYVLLRGRCRKCEEPISFRYPLVELISGLLFLAVFARLDFEWRAELVPHLFLITVLIIVSVIDLQHQIIPNRVIYPSMPLGLASMGAVALARGDAGIFLRSLAGLAIGGVPLGLLALLLPRGMGMGDAKLAAFTGIFLGYHQLTALFFAFLTGSLAGITLIATGRKGRKSRIPFGPFLALGSFLAFLFGEQIWTFYRQFL; from the coding sequence ATGGGATGGAAGATCTACGGTTCAGCGGTGATCTTTCTTCTGGGACTGGTGGTGGGGAGCTTCGACAACGTCGCCGTCTACCGCATCCCGGAGGGGTTATCCCTGTGGTCCCCACGCTCTTTCTGTCCCCGCTGCAGGTCCCAGATCGCCTGGTACGACAACATCCCGCTTTTGAGTTACGTGCTGCTTCGCGGACGCTGCCGGAAATGCGAAGAACCAATTTCCTTCCGCTACCCACTGGTAGAGCTCATCAGCGGGCTGCTCTTCCTGGCCGTCTTCGCACGGCTGGACTTCGAGTGGCGGGCGGAGCTCGTCCCCCATCTCTTTCTGATTACCGTGCTCATCATCGTCTCGGTCATCGACCTGCAGCACCAGATAATCCCCAACCGGGTGATCTATCCTTCCATGCCCCTGGGCCTGGCGTCCATGGGAGCCGTGGCCCTGGCCAGGGGCGACGCCGGCATCTTCCTGCGCAGCCTGGCCGGACTGGCCATCGGGGGCGTGCCCCTGGGACTCCTCGCTCTCCTGCTCCCGCGCGGCATGGGGATGGGCGACGCCAAGCTGGCGGCATTCACCGGGATATTCCTCGGCTATCATCAGCTTACAGCCTTGTTCTTCGCCTTCCTCACCGGCTCCCTGGCCGGTATTACCTTAATTGCCACGGGACGAAAGGGGAGGAAGTCCCGCATACCTTTCGGTCCCTTCCTGGCCCTGGGCTCCTTTCTGGCCTTCCTGTTCGGGGAGCAGATATGGACGTTCTACCGCCAATTCCTATAA
- a CDS encoding hydrogenase iron-sulfur subunit — MAETEKKQGEEGRGSTDDVRILAFLCNWCSYAGADLAGVSRLQYPPNVLDVRVMCTGTISPYFVVKAFQEGMDGVLIAGCHIGDCHYLKGNYMTAKRFLVLREALKFLGLEERRLRLEWISAAEGEKYAEVVRSFTEQVKALGPSPLRRKPVRRGREAGERAERRAAW; from the coding sequence ATGGCGGAGACGGAGAAGAAGCAAGGTGAAGAAGGACGGGGTTCCACGGACGACGTCCGCATCCTGGCCTTCCTGTGCAACTGGTGTTCCTACGCCGGGGCGGACCTGGCCGGGGTCTCCCGCCTGCAATATCCACCCAACGTCCTGGACGTGCGGGTGATGTGCACGGGGACCATCAGCCCCTACTTCGTGGTCAAGGCCTTCCAGGAGGGCATGGACGGGGTGCTCATCGCCGGATGCCACATAGGGGACTGCCACTACCTGAAAGGGAATTACATGACCGCCAAGCGCTTCCTGGTGCTGCGCGAGGCCCTCAAGTTCCTGGGGCTGGAGGAAAGGCGCCTGCGCCTGGAGTGGATTTCCGCGGCGGAGGGAGAGAAGTACGCCGAGGTGGTGCGCTCCTTCACCGAGCAGGTCAAGGCCCTGGGGCCCTCGCCCCTGCGCCGGAAACCAGTGCGCCGGGGAAGGGAGGCGGGGGAGCGGGCTGAACGGAGGGCCGCATGGTAA
- a CDS encoding CoB--CoM heterodisulfide reductase iron-sulfur subunit B family protein translates to MRTYSYYPGCSQLSSAEEYGDSAVKVAGALGVRLEPLPDWSCCGASSAHMTNHLLSVALPARDLAQARELGKDLVVVCAACYHNLRSAREELLQDEALASRVEEIIGSDPRFRGRIVHLLDVIYEEVGLEALRERVVNPLRGLKPVSYYGCLMARPRGMMEGDNPDHPTRMDELLSALGAEVKPWSYKTDCCGGSLSLTRTDLVVGLVNRLFEAAEEAGADSLVTACPMCLANLEMRQREGRLRFGHEHDLPVFFFTELIGLALGMEEAEGWLSKHLLDPRPLLWRTGIPTGG, encoded by the coding sequence ATGAGGACCTACAGTTATTACCCGGGTTGTTCCCAGCTCTCCTCGGCGGAGGAGTACGGGGATTCGGCGGTGAAAGTAGCCGGAGCCCTGGGCGTCCGGCTGGAGCCCCTCCCCGACTGGAGCTGCTGCGGCGCCTCCTCGGCCCACATGACCAACCATCTCCTCTCGGTGGCCCTCCCGGCACGGGACCTGGCCCAGGCGCGGGAGCTGGGGAAAGACCTGGTGGTGGTCTGCGCCGCCTGTTACCACAACCTGAGATCGGCCCGGGAGGAGCTCCTCCAGGATGAGGCGCTGGCCTCCCGGGTGGAGGAAATAATAGGTTCCGACCCCCGCTTTCGAGGCCGCATAGTCCACCTGCTGGACGTCATTTACGAGGAGGTGGGCCTGGAGGCCCTGCGGGAGAGGGTGGTCAATCCCCTCCGCGGGCTCAAGCCGGTCTCCTATTACGGGTGCCTCATGGCCCGTCCCCGGGGGATGATGGAGGGCGACAACCCCGACCATCCCACCCGCATGGACGAGTTGCTATCCGCCCTGGGGGCGGAGGTGAAACCCTGGTCCTACAAGACCGACTGCTGCGGGGGAAGCCTCTCCCTCACCCGCACCGACCTGGTGGTGGGGCTGGTGAACCGGCTCTTCGAGGCGGCGGAGGAGGCCGGCGCCGACAGCCTGGTCACCGCCTGCCCCATGTGCCTGGCCAACCTGGAGATGCGCCAGCGGGAGGGAAGGCTGCGTTTCGGCCATGAGCACGACCTCCCGGTATTCTTCTTCACCGAGCTCATCGGCCTGGCCCTGGGGATGGAGGAGGCGGAGGGCTGGCTTTCCAAGCACCTCCTGGACCCGCGGCCCCTCCTCTGGAGGACCGGGATACCCACGGGGGGATAG
- the fdhF gene encoding formate dehydrogenase subunit alpha, whose translation MADKEIDFRMVPSTCVYCGTGCGVLLRASNGRLTGTLPQKDHPVSRGTLCIKGWAVHEFVHSPRRLTRPLVRRNGELVETDWNTALQVVVEGLQKARDEHGPDAVGFLASARCTNEENYLLMKLARAVVGTNNVDHCARLUHGPTVAGLATALGSGAMTNSIQDLEEAEVILVVGSNITEQHPIIGERILSAMRKGTRLIVIDPRSIHLSRFAQVYLRPRPGTEVAYLNGLARVVLEEGLQDNEFIASRTEGFEEFRRAVAEYTPERVEEISGIPAADLVEAARLYGSADRAAIVYCMGITQHVAGTDNVLAVANLALLTGNIGRPGTGVNPLRGQNNVQGACDMGGLPNVFTGYQKVEDEEAARRFEAAWGVEGLSRKPGLTVVEMTEAAARGDLRAMYIMGENPMVSDPDVNHVREALSRLDFLAVADIMDNETLRYAHVALPAASFAEKEGTITNTERRVQRLRRAVEPPGEARPDWEIICELGRRMGGGGFDFASPEEVFEEIRMVTPSYAGMTYRRLGTRGLQWPCPTEDHPGTPILHVESFPIGKGRFTPVTYRPPAEVPDEEYPFILTTGRILFQYHTGTMTRRSPSLVKEVDRPFAEINPEDAEELGIVDGGRVVLSSRRGSVEVEARVTDRVGRGVVFMPFHFAEAAANVLTIAALDPVAKIPELKVCAVKVQGVRS comes from the coding sequence ATGGCGGACAAGGAGATCGATTTCCGGATGGTGCCCTCCACCTGCGTGTACTGCGGGACGGGATGCGGGGTGCTCCTGCGGGCGAGCAACGGCCGCCTGACGGGGACCCTTCCCCAGAAGGACCATCCCGTGTCGCGCGGGACCCTCTGCATCAAGGGATGGGCGGTTCACGAGTTCGTGCACAGCCCGCGCCGCCTAACCCGACCCCTGGTACGCCGGAACGGTGAGCTGGTGGAAACGGACTGGAATACGGCGCTCCAGGTGGTGGTGGAGGGATTGCAGAAGGCACGGGATGAACACGGTCCGGACGCCGTGGGCTTTCTGGCCTCCGCCCGTTGCACCAACGAGGAGAACTACCTGCTCATGAAGCTGGCCCGCGCGGTGGTCGGCACCAATAACGTCGACCACTGCGCCCGGTTATGACACGGCCCCACGGTCGCCGGTCTGGCGACGGCGCTGGGCAGCGGGGCCATGACCAACTCCATCCAGGACCTGGAGGAGGCGGAGGTAATCCTGGTGGTGGGCTCCAACATCACCGAGCAGCATCCCATCATCGGAGAGAGGATACTTTCCGCGATGAGGAAGGGGACCAGGCTCATAGTCATCGACCCCCGCTCCATCCACCTCAGCCGCTTCGCCCAAGTCTACCTACGCCCGCGACCGGGTACCGAGGTGGCCTACCTCAATGGCCTGGCCAGGGTCGTGCTGGAGGAGGGGCTGCAGGACAACGAGTTCATCGCCTCCCGGACCGAGGGCTTCGAGGAGTTCCGGAGGGCGGTGGCCGAATACACCCCCGAGCGGGTGGAGGAGATATCCGGGATCCCGGCTGCGGACCTGGTGGAGGCGGCCCGCCTTTACGGGAGCGCGGACAGGGCGGCCATCGTCTACTGCATGGGGATCACCCAGCACGTCGCCGGCACGGACAACGTCCTGGCCGTGGCCAACCTGGCCCTGCTCACCGGCAACATTGGCAGGCCGGGCACGGGGGTCAATCCCCTGCGGGGCCAGAACAACGTCCAGGGGGCATGCGACATGGGTGGCCTCCCCAACGTGTTCACCGGCTACCAGAAAGTGGAGGACGAGGAGGCGGCGCGCAGGTTCGAGGCCGCTTGGGGAGTGGAAGGGCTTTCCAGGAAGCCGGGGCTCACGGTGGTGGAGATGACCGAGGCGGCCGCCCGGGGCGACCTGCGGGCCATGTACATCATGGGAGAGAATCCCATGGTCTCCGACCCGGACGTCAACCACGTGCGGGAGGCCCTGTCCAGGCTGGATTTCCTGGCCGTGGCGGACATCATGGACAACGAGACCCTGCGCTACGCCCACGTGGCGCTTCCCGCCGCCTCCTTCGCCGAGAAGGAGGGGACTATCACCAATACCGAGCGCAGGGTGCAGAGATTACGAAGGGCCGTGGAGCCTCCGGGAGAGGCCCGTCCGGACTGGGAGATAATCTGCGAGCTGGGAAGGCGTATGGGAGGGGGCGGTTTCGATTTCGCTTCCCCGGAGGAGGTCTTCGAGGAGATAAGGATGGTGACCCCCAGCTACGCGGGGATGACCTACCGGCGGCTGGGTACGCGGGGACTGCAGTGGCCCTGTCCCACCGAGGACCATCCCGGGACGCCCATCCTTCACGTGGAAAGTTTTCCCATCGGGAAGGGGAGGTTCACCCCGGTGACCTACCGCCCACCGGCCGAGGTGCCGGACGAGGAGTACCCCTTCATCCTCACCACGGGGCGCATCCTTTTCCAGTATCACACGGGGACCATGACCAGGCGCTCACCTTCCTTGGTGAAGGAAGTGGACCGCCCCTTCGCGGAAATAAACCCCGAGGACGCGGAGGAGCTGGGAATCGTCGACGGAGGACGCGTCGTCCTTTCCTCGCGCCGGGGCAGCGTGGAGGTGGAGGCCCGGGTAACCGACCGGGTGGGGAGGGGCGTGGTCTTCATGCCCTTCCACTTCGCCGAGGCGGCGGCCAACGTCCTGACCATCGCCGCCCTCGATCCCGTGGCCAAGATCCCCGAGCTCAAGGTCTGCGCCGTCAAGGTACAAGGGGTCAGGTCTTGA
- a CDS encoding 4Fe-4S dicluster domain-containing protein yields the protein MISASGSGLEKEIEARSGEKVRLCYQCGKCSTGCLFSPAMDVLPHQAMKLVQLGQQDRLLASRTIWICASCVTCTARCPNDIDVARVIDSLREMALEGGVKPAEKNIPLFHYCFLGNIQATGRISEPVLMGAYKALSGDLFSDLGLAVEMLRKGKIRLIPSLARGRREIRRIFRESRKKGSAGV from the coding sequence ATGATAAGCGCGAGCGGATCCGGGCTGGAGAAGGAGATCGAAGCCCGCAGCGGCGAGAAGGTACGGCTCTGCTACCAGTGCGGTAAGTGCAGCACGGGGTGCCTCTTCAGCCCGGCCATGGACGTTCTTCCCCATCAGGCTATGAAACTGGTGCAGCTGGGGCAGCAGGATAGGCTTCTCGCCAGCCGCACCATCTGGATCTGCGCCTCCTGCGTCACCTGCACGGCCCGCTGTCCCAACGACATCGACGTGGCCCGGGTGATCGATTCCCTGCGGGAGATGGCCCTGGAAGGAGGGGTGAAGCCCGCCGAGAAGAACATCCCCCTGTTCCACTACTGCTTCCTGGGCAACATCCAGGCCACGGGGAGGATAAGCGAGCCCGTGCTCATGGGGGCTTACAAGGCGCTGTCCGGAGACCTCTTCAGCGACCTCGGACTGGCGGTGGAGATGCTCCGCAAGGGCAAGATAAGGCTCATCCCCAGCCTGGCGCGTGGACGCCGCGAGATCCGGCGCATCTTCCGGGAGAGCAGGAAGAAGGGAAGCGCGGGGGTGTGA
- a CDS encoding 4Fe-4S ferredoxin — translation MEGLKSLVRKKLEEGADAFLCLVEEEGSPLPALITDPGSPQLERLTLGDTRYPLGRLLVELLREYPERRFAVLVRGCDERALVELAKLEQVDLDRVELVGLACTEEEARACGCRQPYPGRVDLGERAEPAPSREVIEEAESLPDPERLRFWEEHFSRCIKCYGCRNVCPMCFCEDCALENPQLVEPGVIPPEFPSFHLVRALDMAGRCVDCGLCEEACPAGIPLRAIYRKMQEVMEERFGYRPGEDPDRRNPLSELGTEEEIKKIMGSDLEF, via the coding sequence ATGGAAGGATTGAAATCCCTGGTAAGGAAGAAACTGGAAGAGGGTGCGGACGCCTTCCTCTGCCTGGTGGAGGAGGAGGGAAGTCCCCTCCCGGCTTTGATCACCGATCCCGGTTCCCCGCAACTGGAACGGCTGACGCTGGGCGACACGCGGTATCCCCTGGGGAGGCTCCTCGTCGAGCTCCTGCGGGAATACCCGGAGCGACGCTTTGCCGTCCTGGTGCGGGGCTGCGACGAGCGCGCCCTGGTGGAGCTGGCCAAGCTGGAGCAGGTGGACCTGGACCGGGTGGAGCTGGTGGGCCTGGCCTGCACGGAGGAGGAGGCTAGGGCCTGCGGTTGCCGGCAGCCCTATCCCGGCCGGGTGGACCTGGGGGAGAGGGCGGAGCCGGCACCCTCCCGCGAGGTCATCGAGGAGGCGGAGTCCCTGCCCGACCCCGAGCGCCTGCGCTTCTGGGAGGAACACTTCTCCCGGTGCATCAAGTGCTACGGGTGCCGCAACGTATGCCCCATGTGTTTCTGCGAGGACTGCGCCCTGGAGAACCCGCAACTGGTGGAACCCGGTGTTATCCCGCCGGAGTTCCCTTCCTTCCACCTCGTAAGGGCCCTGGACATGGCGGGGCGTTGCGTTGACTGCGGCCTGTGCGAGGAGGCCTGCCCGGCGGGGATACCGCTGCGCGCTATCTACCGGAAGATGCAGGAGGTCATGGAGGAGCGTTTCGGGTACCGCCCGGGCGAGGACCCGGATCGGAGAAACCCCCTGAGCGAACTGGGCACCGAAGAAGAAATCAAAAAGATCATGGGGTCAGATCTTGAATTTTGA